Proteins found in one Panicum hallii strain FIL2 chromosome 4, PHallii_v3.1, whole genome shotgun sequence genomic segment:
- the LOC112890364 gene encoding uncharacterized protein LOC112890364 — protein sequence MFKFNPAAQWPGAMQPPPFQHAVPAGVPLAPQSGIPVRTVWAANLDAETAALRAFAAHYPGVVHAAPPQADHNALTKEQRYAAIRANADRAADPHAPGSLEYLEARGMDLNAHRAHGIPAVRLTCALHGCGLLRRPGLSWVAYA from the coding sequence ATGTTCAAGTTCAACCCGGCGGCGCAGTGGCCCGGAGCCATGCAGCCACCACCGTTCCAGCACGCCGTGCCCGCGGGCGTGCCTCTGGCGCCGCAGTCTGGCATCCCGGTCCGCACTGTGTGGGCGGCGAACCTTGACGCCGAGACGGCCGCCCTACGCGCCTTCGCCGCCCACTACCCGGGCGTCGTCCACGCTGCGCCGCCGCAGGCCGACCACAACGCGCTCACCAAGGAGCAGCGTTACGCGGCGATCAGGGCCAACGCCGACCGCGCCGCCGACCCACACGCGCCGGGCTCCCTCGAGTACCTCGAGGCGCGCGGCATGGACCTTAACGCCCACCGCGCCCACGGCATCCCCGCGGTGAGGCTCACCTGCGCGCTCCACGGCTGCGGCTTGCTGCGCCGGCCGGGGCTCTCGTGGGTCGCCTACGCCTAG